Proteins encoded by one window of Candidatus Scalindua japonica:
- the lpxD gene encoding UDP-3-O-(3-hydroxymyristoyl)glucosamine N-acyltransferase, protein MEKTLKELADYLGGEVIGDENIKIKGVMTIDEAREGYITFVSNIKYIKKIEETSASAILVSPGITTKGKNLLVTKNPYLAFAKVVDLMMSPEKVYPGSLDNSARVSDSAEIGANVTAYPFVFIGENVKVADNVVLYPGVYVGDNCQIGKDTVIHPNTVLHRGTTIGERVVVHSNSVIGCSGYGYAPDGKKYYKIPQVGVTVIEDDVDIGANTTINRGVLGETRIKRGTKIDSEVMIAHNVEIGEDTLITSQVGIAGSVEIGNNVILAGGAGVAGHIKVGDNVQVGGWSGVIKDLPPGGTYLGTPAIEIERMRKCFIIIQKLPEMKNTIKDLQKKIEQLEKRLGSD, encoded by the coding sequence ATGGAAAAGACATTAAAAGAGCTTGCCGATTACCTGGGAGGAGAGGTGATTGGTGATGAAAATATAAAGATAAAAGGTGTAATGACGATTGATGAGGCCAGGGAAGGTTATATCACCTTTGTATCTAATATAAAATATATCAAAAAAATAGAAGAGACATCGGCATCGGCAATTCTTGTTTCGCCGGGAATTACGACCAAAGGCAAAAACCTGTTGGTTACAAAAAATCCTTACCTCGCGTTTGCAAAGGTCGTTGACCTGATGATGAGCCCGGAGAAGGTTTATCCAGGGTCATTGGATAACTCTGCCAGGGTAAGTGATTCCGCCGAAATAGGCGCTAATGTAACTGCTTATCCGTTTGTTTTTATAGGTGAAAATGTAAAGGTTGCTGATAATGTAGTTTTGTATCCCGGTGTTTATGTAGGGGATAATTGTCAGATAGGGAAGGATACCGTAATCCATCCAAATACCGTACTCCACAGAGGAACAACGATTGGAGAGCGTGTTGTTGTTCATAGTAATTCCGTCATTGGTTGCAGCGGTTATGGATATGCTCCTGATGGGAAGAAATACTATAAGATACCTCAGGTTGGGGTTACCGTAATTGAAGATGATGTTGATATCGGCGCCAATACCACAATCAACCGTGGTGTACTGGGGGAGACGAGGATCAAAAGAGGCACAAAGATAGACAGCGAGGTGATGATTGCGCATAACGTTGAGATTGGTGAAGACACACTGATCACCTCACAGGTAGGTATTGCCGGTAGTGTTGAGATTGGTAATAACGTTATCCTGGCAGGGGGGGCGGGTGTTGCCGGTCATATCAAGGTGGGGGACAATGTACAGGTGGGTGGCTGGTCAGGAGTTATAAAGGACTTGCCGCCTGGCGGTACATATCTTGGAACACCGGCAATAGAGATTGAAAGAATGAGAAAGTGTTTTATCATTATACAGAAACTGCCGGAAATGAAAAATACTATAAAAGATTTACAGAAAAAGATAGAACAACTGGAGAAACGGTTGGGGTCGGATTAA